One genomic segment of Pleurocapsa minor HA4230-MV1 includes these proteins:
- a CDS encoding DUF2281 domain-containing protein, giving the protein MSKAKYIPEEILLSIKKLPQDSLGELVNFIEYLQFKNSSEPNQNRQNYKEAEVNLTTKITSEESEQIIEEILTEVGEKIPSLSDYAISRAGIYEDHS; this is encoded by the coding sequence ATGAGTAAAGCAAAATATATTCCCGAAGAGATATTATTATCAATTAAAAAATTACCCCAAGATTCTTTAGGAGAGTTGGTAAATTTTATTGAGTATCTTCAATTTAAAAATAGTTCTGAACCAAATCAAAATCGTCAAAATTATAAAGAAGCAGAAGTTAATTTAACAACAAAAATAACTTCTGAAGAAAGTGAGCAAATAATTGAAGAAATATTGACGGAAGTTGGTGAAAAAATCCCTTCTCTTTCTGATTATGCGATTAGTCGTGCTGGAATTTATGAAGACCATTCTTGA
- a CDS encoding DUF1338 domain-containing protein, whose protein sequence is MKAVEIANLLWDTLWQDYYHRVEYARIYEQMIRETGHSIANDHIAFRSLGLTINRQGTEINLGIPYLAKIIEALGYEKAGEYEFSDRYLKACHYRHPEQNRFNLPKLFISELVVDALPATLAQQIKETVNTGSFFHQPNLNQWLTTESPETIITQLKTVFSRPWQPPKRSLVEAVNKVTQYGAWVLIHGYAVNHFTGYINHHHDSIYSDIEKTAQALGDRGIPMKNEIEGSLNTGLRQTATAAVTEMVEVWDDNSQELSQIPWTYAYYELAERNIVEGKLFEGFLDAQAKNLFSMTKTRSNYMKSV, encoded by the coding sequence ATGAAAGCTGTTGAAATTGCCAATTTACTTTGGGATACTCTCTGGCAGGATTATTATCATAGGGTTGAATACGCTCGCATCTACGAACAAATGATTCGAGAAACTGGACATAGTATTGCTAACGATCATATTGCTTTTCGTTCTTTAGGTTTAACTATTAATCGCCAGGGTACAGAAATTAATCTGGGAATTCCCTATCTTGCCAAAATAATCGAAGCTTTAGGCTACGAAAAAGCTGGAGAATACGAATTTAGCGATCGCTATTTAAAAGCGTGTCACTATCGCCATCCCGAACAAAATCGTTTTAATTTACCCAAACTTTTTATCAGTGAATTGGTAGTAGATGCTTTACCTGCAACTTTAGCCCAACAAATTAAAGAAACGGTTAACACTGGTAGTTTTTTCCATCAGCCGAATTTAAACCAATGGCTGACAACAGAATCCCCAGAAACAATTATCACTCAACTCAAAACCGTATTTTCTCGTCCTTGGCAACCCCCCAAGCGATCGCTAGTTGAAGCAGTCAATAAAGTCACTCAATATGGCGCGTGGGTGCTAATCCACGGTTATGCTGTCAATCATTTTACTGGTTATATCAATCATCACCATGATTCCATCTACTCGGATATAGAAAAGACAGCACAAGCTTTAGGCGATCGAGGGATTCCCATGAAAAACGAAATTGAAGGCAGTTTAAATACTGGATTGCGTCAAACAGCAACCGCTGCTGTCACTGAGATGGTTGAAGTTTGGGATGATAACAGCCAAGAATTGAGTCAAATTCCCTGGACATACGCTTACTACGAGCTAGCCGAACGAAATATAGTTGAAGGTAAGCTGTTTGAAGGATTTTTGGATGCTCAGGCTAAAAATTTGTTTTCGATGACCAAAACTCGATCTAATTATATGAAGTCCGTTTAA
- a CDS encoding type II toxin-antitoxin system VapC family toxin — protein MNYLVDTNILLRLPDRNHPQHLIIRKSIRLLRSQGHNLYITPQNCAEFGNVATRPSDKNGLGLDVEKTAKLLRLFERLFYVIPDNSDIYSEWKRLVKAFQIKGIQVHDARLVAAMKTHGLEGILTFNVKDFKRYQVEGIKAVNPQDLAINN, from the coding sequence ATGAATTATCTAGTCGATACTAATATTTTACTGAGATTACCAGACCGCAACCATCCCCAACATCTGATTATTCGTAAATCGATTCGTTTACTTCGCAGTCAAGGACATAATTTATATATCACACCACAAAACTGTGCCGAATTTGGGAATGTTGCAACTCGTCCGAGTGATAAAAATGGCTTGGGTTTAGATGTAGAAAAAACTGCCAAACTTTTACGATTGTTTGAGCGTCTTTTTTATGTTATTCCTGATAATTCAGATATCTATTCAGAATGGAAAAGGTTAGTTAAAGCTTTTCAAATTAAAGGAATACAAGTTCATGATGCTCGTTTGGTTGCAGCGATGAAAACTCATGGATTGGAAGGCATTTTAACTTTTAATGTCAAAGATTTTAAACGCTATCAAGTTGAGGGAATCAAAGCAGTTAATCCTCAAGATTTAGCAATTAATAATTAA
- a CDS encoding nuclear transport factor 2 family protein, whose product MSSNQQFLQNLYEAFNNRELETIISVMHPDVKWANGVEGGFVYGRDAVREYWTNQYKVIQVQLETLKFETDENNRNVVTVHQIVRDLQGNLLADTTVQQIFTIENGLIVLYEIGETETIQEMIQQTKTSKSL is encoded by the coding sequence ATGAGTTCAAATCAGCAGTTTCTGCAAAATTTATACGAAGCCTTCAACAACCGCGAACTTGAAACAATCATCTCGGTGATGCACCCAGACGTGAAATGGGCTAACGGGGTAGAAGGCGGTTTTGTTTATGGACGCGACGCGGTGCGCGAATACTGGACTAATCAATATAAGGTTATTCAAGTGCAGCTTGAAACCTTAAAGTTTGAGACGGATGAAAACAATCGAAATGTCGTTACCGTTCATCAAATCGTCAGAGATTTGCAAGGCAATTTGCTCGCGGATACAACAGTTCAGCAAATCTTTACTATTGAGAATGGTTTGATCGTTCTTTATGAAATTGGCGAAACTGAAACAATCCAAGAGATGATTCAACAGACGAAAACTTCCAAATCTTTATAA